AAATTTTGTTTTTTACCTGACATTACGGATTCCTTATTGTGAAAGTTATCCGGTATCAGGTCTTTTGGAATCGTCCAATACGTTTCGAACCATAACGGCCATATCAGATTTCGTAACAGGCTTCATTAAAAAACCCTTTACACCAATTTGCTCAGCCCGCTCTCCATTGATGCGCTCGCTGTATCCTGTACAGATGATAACAGGCATATCCGGCCGGATCGACAGGATTGCCCGGGATAGCTGGTCGCCCGTCATGTCCGGCATGGTCATATCCGTAATGACCAGGTCAAACCCTGTGCTGTGTTGGTCAAACGCTTCCAACGCTTCACGGCTGCTGACATAAAATGTGACATTGTACCCCAATCGGGTCAGCACCTGAGCTTCAAGCCTGGCAACGGATTCTTCATCATCTACTAGAAGGATGCTTTCATTGCCGGTGAGAAACACTTTTTCTTCCCCGTTATTTTGGGGGACAATGTTTTCTTCCATGACGGGCAGCCATATGTGAAAGACGGTGCCTTTGCCTAACTCACTTTCAACCGAAATATCTCCGTTGTGTTCTTTTATAATGCCGTAAGCTACGGACAGACCGAGTCCGGTACCTTTTCCCTGTTTTTTAGTGGTAAAATAGGGGTCAAAGATTTTGTCCATCGTTTCCCTGGGCATACCGTGTCCGGTGTCGGCAACACTCAGTTGAGCGTATCTGCCTCTCTTTAGGCCCAATGAGGGTAGATCGGTTTCCTTTTTTACCAAGATTTCTTTGAGTTGAACTGTGATGGTGCCGCCTTCCACCTCTACGGCATGGAATGCGTTTGTAATGATATTCATGCCGACCTGGTGTATTTTTGTGGGATCGGCCATCACCATGCCGCAGTCTTGCGCAATTTCATCAACGATTTGAATATTGGATGGGATGGTTGCACGGCTTAGTTTTAACACCTCCTTTAGAATCGTTTGTATACTGACGGGAATTACTTTATGTTCACTTTGGCGACTGAAAGCCAGAATTTGTTTGACAAGATCCGCCCCGCGTTTTCCGGCGCTGAAAATTTCCTGAACATCTCTATGCTCAGGGCTGTCAACCGGAAGATCTTCCAGCAACATTTCAGACATTCCCACTATGGGACACAAAAGGTTGTTAAAGTCGTGGGCAATTCCTCCGGCAAGATTGCCGATGGACTCCATTTTTTGGATCTGTTTGAATCTGTCGTCCAGTTTTTTTCGTTCAGATATGTCGGTCATGGTTCCAACCATCCTTAACGCCTCTCCATCGGATGAGGTGTCAACCACCCTGCCTCTGCCCAGAACCCATTTGTATTCCCCTGTTTTTGTTTTCAGTCTATGTTCCCTCTTCCATTGGGGTGTTTTGCCTGCCAAATGATCCTGAAGGGAAGATAAAACCTGGGGTTTGTCTTCGGGATGAATTTTAGATTCCCAGGATTGATAGTCGGGTGCAACTTCTTCTTCCCCGAGAATTTTCAGCCAGTTCTGACTATAGGTGACGTTGCCGTTTTTTATGTTCCAGTCCCAAATACCGTCCAAGGTAGCATCCATGGCCAATCGATACTTTTCTTTAGCTTGATACAATTCGTTTGTTCGTTCAGCGACAAGTTGTTCAAGTTGTTTTTTGTTTTTTTGCAAATTATTAATAAAAAAAATGGTGGCCACCACAAATCCTGCGCCAAAGCCCCAAATCAATAATCGAGGTAAAAGCGGCGGGGCAAGCCTGTCCGGTATATTCCCACGCACACGCCAAAACGTATCGGCAACGGTAATAGGCTCTTCAAGGTACCCTGGCGCCAACTTTCCGGAACGCCATATGGTTTTTCCATCTTGATCCAGGAGACTGAAATCCGCTTTTCCAAGATCCAGAATTTTTACGGCGCCTTCAATGAGAACATCAAGGTCATAGACACCAATAGATAAGCCGATAAAGGTGTCGTCTTTAAATATTGGAAAGCGCAGAACCATCCCTTTGCCTTTTTGGCGTAATTCAAAGGGCCCCTGCATCACCGCTTTTTTATTTTGAATTGCTCGGAGGGTAAAAGGACCGCGCTTTGGGTCTTTCAAAAGGACCATTGGCTTATCGATTGTTATTTGATTGCCTTTTTGAGGATATACATAAGTCACCTGGGTGTCTGAATTCGCGTATTGAATGGCTCGGATAGGCGGATGAAATTTGATCAGTTGTGACGCGAAAAGAGCGAACTCTTCGGCTGTGGTATGGGGGTGCAAAATAAACAATGATGACAAGGCCTCCAACGCATCAAACCTTATTGCCAGGCAACTTTCCAGGCGGATTTTACAATTTTTCAATGTTGCAGAAAGCTCCGCCTTTTGTTCCGTTTGCCAGTGTTTAACTTGATACTGATCGATAAACAATAACATCAACAGGCCCGGAATCACTAAAATCCATGGCGTCATCTTTGCCGGATAGCTTTTTTTGGCATAAAAGTCTTGGGAACCCATTAAGGCACCTTTTGTCTTTGTTACAGGCACCGGGTCTTGTTGTAAACAGGAGTGCCTGATTTTTACGATTTAGGGAACAGACATTTTGAGAAGAGAACTATATGAAATCAATTTACAACAAATTGATTTCATATGCAAAATTTAAATCGGCAGGCGGATAATGATTGCAGCCCCTAACACAGGTCTCAGATCAGTTTTGGGGCCCTTGAGAACCAGCCTTGGGAAAAAGCCGGACAATAATCCCTATAAGGATCAGGGTTACAAGCGCTAACGCTGCATACAGGCCGATCCCTTTCCCCTGGAACAGGCGTTCCATTAATTGATTCCATTTTGAGGTTTCTATGACATCCGTTGGGGCCATTTCAATGGGTTCAGGCAAAGAGGCCATCAGGCGCTCCTGGATCAAGGTCAAATCATAACTGGGCCGGCCTGCGTTTTTATTTCCCCCAAAAAGAAAGTAGTCCCCGGGTTCATACGCTAGAAAGCAGATTGAAGGCGCCATGAATCCAGCTTCAATTTTTGAAATTTCAATGGGCTGGTTGTCGCCATGGTCTATGCTGATTTTAAACCGCTGGCCATTCATAAACCGTCCGGGAGAATTAATTTCAAGCCGGGTTACCCCTTGTTCGGTGTGGGACCAGTTTCGGGTCATTGCCTTTTCCCATGCTGTTTTCCCTGATTTCTCCCTGTAACACACCACTGTCCTTGAAAAAATTCCCGAACCGGTCAACACCAGTGTTTGCCACGCCCCCGACTTTACGGGTAATGATACTTCCCAGGACGTTGTGTTTGTTTTTCGGTCATATTCGGTTTTGGCTGATAGTTCATGGCATCTGTATGTCTGCTGTCCCCAGAAAAATGGTATCTGTTCATTTTCTTTGACAAGCCGGATATACGGGTGGGTTCTATCAAGGCTTGTTTCCAAATTAAACATGAGCCTGTAATACCCGACTTTTTCGATCTTCACGGGGCTTTTCCAAAGATAACTGTCATCTTCGTCAAAGGGTCCGCCTTTGATTGTGAATTTTTTAAGCAGAGATTGTGACGTATACCAGCGCTGAACTTCAGATGGTCCAAATTCAAGGTGGCGACGAACCTGTGCCTTTCCTGAAATGTCTGCGAACTGCTTTAGATTTACAAGTCGGCCCGTTCCAGCCAAGGCGGTATAGCGTCCCGGCATATCAGCGGAAAAAAGTATCCTCGGCTGTTGTGCGACAACAACGGCCTGGTCAATGGGGCCAAGAAATCCTGAATCCGGCTTTAACCGAAGCACAAGGCCGTTGGTGCGCCATACCCTGTTGATGTCCATTGAAATCAGGCGTCCGTCGCCGGCCACGCCGGAAATACGTCCGGACTGTTCAGGAATAAACTGAATTCTGTTGTTCCGGATCTGTTCCCGGCCCAGGTTCCAGTTTCCCTGGAAACGGCTGTTTGTCGTGATCCGGATCTCTTTGATTCTGACCCCTTTGCCCGGCAGAATCATTTTTAATTCTGTAAAGTCATCAACCCTGTTGACCTGTATGTGATCGGTCAGAACAAGTTGCATTTCAGTATATTCTTCATCTTTTGTCTGGTGCAATGCTGTGACACGCCGGATGGGAATGATTTTTTGTTCATACGACTTGTCAAACCCGGTAAATGTCAAACGGATTTTTTTATAGATGTCCTGTTTTATTGGGATGGCGGCGTTGGCCGTCTCTGCTGTTCGGTAAATTGCCTGGTTCCGGGCAATGGTTTGCCAGCCGGTATCCGTTGGCACCGCCACGTCCACCCGGCCAAGGTAGTTGCGGTCACCCATTTCAATACGGATTTCATTAACCTTGGAGTCAGGCATATCCGCCTCCCAGACAAACCCTCCTGCCTGGTTGAGCCGGATGTTGGTCGGTTTCAATATCACCTGTTTTGATTCGGATCTGTTTTTCATGAACAGTTCAAAGGCCCGGGGATTGTTGTCCGGGCCGTTCAGAATCAAGTCATATGATCCGGTGTTGTTGCTCATTAAAAGCGGTGCAGGCAAAACGGCCTGAATAAGGCCTGTGCCGTCAACATCAATTGAGGCCTTGGCCTGCCAGGGTTTTGCCGTGCAGTCGGAAGCAATTGCCGCACTGATCACCATATAAATAAAGGTTAGGGCAATGGCCGAAAACCGTAAATTTTGCCGATTACTTCGTTGGGCAAAAATTTTAATCCTCGGAATATTCAATATATGCCTGCGGTTAAAATTTTTGTCCGCCTTGTACTCGACAAAATTTTCAGGTTTTCGTTCAGACACTAAATAGTCCAAAAGTGAGAATTTAAACTTGGCTGTTTTCATCATAGGCGGTTGTCTGCTTTCGTTTTTTGGGGTCATCTGAAATAAATTTTTGGTACAGATAGGCAACAAAAAAGAGTCCAAGGGAGAGGATGCTGAACGAGGCAATCTTATACCCCATGTCCAGTTTTGCCGTATCTGCAATAAATACCTTGACCACGGTGATGCATATCAGGCCTGTGGCCACCCACCGGCACACCGGCAGGGAAAAGCGAATGCCTGTCACAAGCATTGCAATGGCAAAGACCATCCAGCCAATGCTGTATGCCAGCAATTTCATATAGTTTCCCGAGGCAAGCAAAGAAAAGGTGTGCCCCGGTTGTTCAAAGCAAGCCGCAATTTCAATATTCATCACGGCAAAGGCGGCAACGGCCAGGGCAACCCCCATAAATTGCCGGGCCGATATCTGGTCGACCGGCCATTTTTGTTTGGGGTTTTTATACATCACAAATACCGGCAGAACCAATAAAAGTGCGTACATCAGTGTGGGGAAATTCACCAGGGGCATCATTGCGGTAAACTGATGGCTGAACCGGAAAGGGAACACCAGGGATCTGGCAAGGGCGATGATGATCAGCACAAGCCCTGCCATGCGAAAAGATCTGTTCAGGCCCTTTTTCCATAAAAGTAGACCAAGTCCGAAACCTGCAAACCCGAGGATGGATACAATTTCCTGGTTCAGGGTAAGTGCAAAAAAAAGAGAAAAGCGATGCCCGGCCTGGAAAACGGTTCCCGAAGCCAGATGAAAGGCCATGAACAGGGCGGTTATAAAACCGGCTGTGATCAGTTTTTTGGCCAAATCATCAAACGCAATACCGGTGTGAACTGAACTGGAAAAATAAAGGATTGCTGAAAGCAGCACAAAGGCCAAAAGGCCGACGTTGAAAAACGGCGCCATCTGGGCCACACTGTTGCCCAGAAAAAATGGCAGGACAAGCATCCCACAGGTCCCTGCCGCCAATACCCCTAATCCGGTCAGACGCATGATAATGGGGAATCGGGCCATTCGCCACAGCAGGGCACCGGCCCCCGCCCATGACAGGGCATACACCGCAGCCTGGATAAAATCAGATCCGGGCATAATCCTGAATTTCCGGTTCGGTCCTGAAAAAATATCTGCAATGATCAGGTTCATCAGGTAAAAGCCTGAACCTAATGACAGCCAGCGGAAAAAATCAGGCGCGTCCAGCCGCAGTACTTTTTGGTCGCAAAATTTTGCAAACCGCACGCCTAGCCCAAGGGCTGTCACCGCCAGTGCCAGGGCAAAAACGGCGGGATTCAAAACCGGCAGGCTTTCCAGACCTTTTAATTGGGGTAATGAAATCAGCAGCCATAAAAGTCCTGCCGGCGCCATGATTACAGCCGTTTTCGGCAGGCCCGGGTGAATGATCCGGGTATTGAGCCACAGTAATGCCGTGGCTTCCAGCACCAGGGCGAGTCCGATCCAGCCTTGGCTTAACACCAGCACCGGAAGTACAGACACATAAAACAATAATGCGCCGCCGTGGAATGCCAGGATTGAATTTCTATGGGGCTTTTCAGCCAGGTGCTGTAGCAGCCTTGCCACAGGCCACAGTTTGGCTGCAATCATCAACATGGGGCACCAGTCTGCCAGAGGGCTGTGAACGGCATGTTTGACTGAATAAAAGAAAAACACTGCCTGGAGCACCTCATACACGGCCCACATGTTCCACAGATATTTCCAGTGTTCAATGTGTTTAAAAAACAGCCACGGGATCACCAGTGCCGCAGCAAATAGAGCCCCGGACCAGTATACCCCTGACAGCATTACAGCTTGAGGATGGCTTGTATTCAATATCCAGGTGGCCTGGGCAGCCGCAGCGCCTGCCAGGGCAATGATTGCAACAGGCTGGAATTGGGCCCGGCTGGCAAAGAAAACAGCCAGCGTCAGAAAGCAGGCCAGGGTGGCCATTCCCATGTGCGGGAAATGGGGATGGTTTACAAAAAAGGAAAATCCGATCAGGATAAATACCCCTGCCACGGGTGCGGCGCTAAGCCATTTTTCAGGTATCAGGGTGTCGGATTTTTCCTTTCCGGATGTCATTTTGATGGCCGCAAGGATCCGGGGAAGCTGTATCGCCACCACAAGGATGCCTGCACTCAGGACCGATCCGGCTCCCAGGATAAAGATAAAAAATCCCGCCCCCATGGCATCTGCCGGAATATTGAGCATCCAGAAAATGCCGCCGGCAACAAATATGGCCAACAGCAAAAATACCTGGATAACGGCTTGGAAAATCAGGCTGACAAAAAGTCCAAGGATCTGGATTCCCAGCATCATGGGCCAGAAATAAAACGCACACATGGGATTCAAAACAAGCCCGGCAAGGCACATCAGGGACAGGCTCACCGGGAATACTTTAAACCATTGAAGCATCAGATTGGATTTTCCAAACTTCATGACGAGGAACACAGGGCCCAAACATCCGGCAGCCCCATACACCAGGATCAGCACATAACTGAAGGAAAAACCGGTGGCATCAAACCGAGTGACTACCCATACCACTGCGGCAATAAAAGCAATTGAGGAAAAAGGGATGAAAGCCTGGGTCCAGCCTTTGTTTTTGATGCCGAGCATGATGGCGCAGATCATGGCAATGGTCAGCAGCATTAACGGATGCCATCCCGGTTTTTCCAGGATCAAAAGCAGGGCCATGGCAACCGATGACAGGTACAAAACGCCCCCGCTCCAGAGTACGGATTTTTTCTCCATGGGATTCAAGCCCTGGCGCCAGAGAAAAACGGTAAACAGTATAAGATTGGCAGCCCAGACCCCTGCAATGGTAAATCCGCTTTTCTGGGTTAACAAAGTAAGAACCGCCAGGCCCAGCGTTACCAGCGTGCCGGCGGCACCTGTCAATAACAGACCTGCGGAATTTAATTTTTCAGATACCAGATATAATGCCGTATTGACCACGGCCAGATAGATAAACAAACCGACCAGGTTTCCTGACCCGGTATTGATCATCAGGGGCGTGACATAGGCCCCGATGGCGCCCAGAACCGAAACCGTCAGTCCTTGTTGATACACCGCCAGTACAAATGCGGCCGCAGAGACCAGGGCAAGCATGGCAAATCCTGCCATGGCCGGCAGGTAATCGTAATAAAGGGTGGCCGTAAATATCACAATGTAAAGCACGCCAATACCCGTGGCCGTCACAGAATGCCGGAAAATTTTCAGACGCGCTTCTTTAAATTTTTCAGACGCCAGAATTAATCCGGTTCCAAGAATTGCGCCAAACGCCAACCGTGCTGCCGGCGGAAGCCAGTTTTTTTCAATGGAATGTTTTAACAGCAAGCCAATGCAGATAAAGGCGGCCACACCGCCCACCCATGCAAAAAGCCTGGCCCCTGTAAAAAGCTCCCAGTTGATGTTGAGCCGGCTAATTTTTTGGCGAAGGGAAACATCAGGCGATTTGGAAACCGGACCTTTGCTTGCAGTGGCGTTTAACGCAGCAGGGGGAATATAGGGTACGGATTTTTTATCCGGTTTTACCGGCGGTTTGATTTGTTGCGCTTTCGGTGAAATCGGATCTGTTGTCGTCTTCCCTTGCACAGGGCTAAAATCATAATCAGGCACCTGTAAAGACTGAGAAATGGCTGATGCCTCGGGAGAATCGATGGTATCCTTGGTTTCCAAAATACGCTCAACGACCGAGTCCTCGGATGTAAAGCTATCCCTGAAAGCGGAGCCTTTTTCAGTTTTTATAGCTTTTAAAGTTTGAACCGTATCATACAGTCGATCAAATTGATTCTTGAGCTCTCCTAACTTTTTTTCAAGCTCTATATTCGACTTTTTAATATTTGACA
This window of the uncultured Desulfobacter sp. genome carries:
- a CDS encoding DUF2339 domain-containing protein produces the protein MYFLLLFLIVVIFGVQLSNIKKSNIELEKKLGELKNQFDRLYDTVQTLKAIKTEKGSAFRDSFTSEDSVVERILETKDTIDSPEASAISQSLQVPDYDFSPVQGKTTTDPISPKAQQIKPPVKPDKKSVPYIPPAALNATASKGPVSKSPDVSLRQKISRLNINWELFTGARLFAWVGGVAAFICIGLLLKHSIEKNWLPPAARLAFGAILGTGLILASEKFKEARLKIFRHSVTATGIGVLYIVIFTATLYYDYLPAMAGFAMLALVSAAAFVLAVYQQGLTVSVLGAIGAYVTPLMINTGSGNLVGLFIYLAVVNTALYLVSEKLNSAGLLLTGAAGTLVTLGLAVLTLLTQKSGFTIAGVWAANLILFTVFLWRQGLNPMEKKSVLWSGGVLYLSSVAMALLLILEKPGWHPLMLLTIAMICAIMLGIKNKGWTQAFIPFSSIAFIAAVVWVVTRFDATGFSFSYVLILVYGAAGCLGPVFLVMKFGKSNLMLQWFKVFPVSLSLMCLAGLVLNPMCAFYFWPMMLGIQILGLFVSLIFQAVIQVFLLLAIFVAGGIFWMLNIPADAMGAGFFIFILGAGSVLSAGILVVAIQLPRILAAIKMTSGKEKSDTLIPEKWLSAAPVAGVFILIGFSFFVNHPHFPHMGMATLACFLTLAVFFASRAQFQPVAIIALAGAAAAQATWILNTSHPQAVMLSGVYWSGALFAAALVIPWLFFKHIEHWKYLWNMWAVYEVLQAVFFFYSVKHAVHSPLADWCPMLMIAAKLWPVARLLQHLAEKPHRNSILAFHGGALLFYVSVLPVLVLSQGWIGLALVLEATALLWLNTRIIHPGLPKTAVIMAPAGLLWLLISLPQLKGLESLPVLNPAVFALALAVTALGLGVRFAKFCDQKVLRLDAPDFFRWLSLGSGFYLMNLIIADIFSGPNRKFRIMPGSDFIQAAVYALSWAGAGALLWRMARFPIIMRLTGLGVLAAGTCGMLVLPFFLGNSVAQMAPFFNVGLLAFVLLSAILYFSSSVHTGIAFDDLAKKLITAGFITALFMAFHLASGTVFQAGHRFSLFFALTLNQEIVSILGFAGFGLGLLLWKKGLNRSFRMAGLVLIIIALARSLVFPFRFSHQFTAMMPLVNFPTLMYALLLVLPVFVMYKNPKQKWPVDQISARQFMGVALAVAAFAVMNIEIAACFEQPGHTFSLLASGNYMKLLAYSIGWMVFAIAMLVTGIRFSLPVCRWVATGLICITVVKVFIADTAKLDMGYKIASFSILSLGLFFVAYLYQKFISDDPKKRKQTTAYDENSQV
- a CDS encoding ATP-binding protein, encoding MGSQDFYAKKSYPAKMTPWILVIPGLLMLLFIDQYQVKHWQTEQKAELSATLKNCKIRLESCLAIRFDALEALSSLFILHPHTTAEEFALFASQLIKFHPPIRAIQYANSDTQVTYVYPQKGNQITIDKPMVLLKDPKRGPFTLRAIQNKKAVMQGPFELRQKGKGMVLRFPIFKDDTFIGLSIGVYDLDVLIEGAVKILDLGKADFSLLDQDGKTIWRSGKLAPGYLEEPITVADTFWRVRGNIPDRLAPPLLPRLLIWGFGAGFVVATIFFINNLQKNKKQLEQLVAERTNELYQAKEKYRLAMDATLDGIWDWNIKNGNVTYSQNWLKILGEEEVAPDYQSWESKIHPEDKPQVLSSLQDHLAGKTPQWKREHRLKTKTGEYKWVLGRGRVVDTSSDGEALRMVGTMTDISERKKLDDRFKQIQKMESIGNLAGGIAHDFNNLLCPIVGMSEMLLEDLPVDSPEHRDVQEIFSAGKRGADLVKQILAFSRQSEHKVIPVSIQTILKEVLKLSRATIPSNIQIVDEIAQDCGMVMADPTKIHQVGMNIITNAFHAVEVEGGTITVQLKEILVKKETDLPSLGLKRGRYAQLSVADTGHGMPRETMDKIFDPYFTTKKQGKGTGLGLSVAYGIIKEHNGDISVESELGKGTVFHIWLPVMEENIVPQNNGEEKVFLTGNESILLVDDEESVARLEAQVLTRLGYNVTFYVSSREALEAFDQHSTGFDLVITDMTMPDMTGDQLSRAILSIRPDMPVIICTGYSERINGERAEQIGVKGFLMKPVTKSDMAVMVRNVLDDSKRPDTG